One genomic window of Solanum dulcamara chromosome 10, daSolDulc1.2, whole genome shotgun sequence includes the following:
- the LOC129870863 gene encoding telomere repeat-binding protein 3-like — MSSKKRVRHGFSGYQFPVIPKAPRSVRRRHSHKNIENDQICAFELLAAVAGELLQESESSACSNAAVGKDEFKCEQLKEDKAVKSQCFDQGSCVESAYIAEPAVQEQNLKYSLDKPNDIENNIFHTEVEGGSSNLKDVCDKRTETSTLKQLNDDSKGTEDLTVANSCSVKGPIEKHVNNNSAINSDSSVQLPWYRAVPRPSFGKQRNNVKLGIRDDGENSFGSYRHNTNIRAFRQTSRIGYRRMRKMLTSRRWKVAPQLKDWERSCSQYGMKSFHRNRKRVCALERCRPEIPSKRRKLCHYSSVVAYDQQANSKSISNSPEKGIKREVISPRGTGASASARNHQKKDPNVKFSIKSFKVPELFIEVPENETVGSLKRTIMEAVKTILGSGLRVGMVVQGKKVRDDNKTLQQAGISQNGNLDSLGFTLEPSSYSASPSLHSKDFPALSPYVTDHELTRRPTSPIMELELPSSSSAPSETRLGAHDEDYHELTLSPSNPIDPPSDVAIPDSRALVIVSPRNTEAHPVVPMNPKNRCSELSQRRTRRPFSVSEVEALVEAVEQLGTGRWRDVKIRAFEYADHRTYVDVKDKWKTLVHTASIAPQQRRGEPVPQELLDRVLIAHGYWSNQHGKHHAEPPKMAEAQMQNVGALENNNNNNSASMPSKRGLAI, encoded by the exons ATGTCGTCGAAGAAGAGAGTAAGACATGGTTTCAGTGGCTATCAATTTCCTGTCATACCAAAAGCTCCTAGATCAGTTCGA AGGAGACACTCGCACAAAAATATAGAGAATGACCAAATATGTGCATTTGAATTACTTGCGGCTGTTGCTGGCGAACTTTTACAGGAAAGCGAAAGCTCTGCTTGTAGTAATGCAGCGGTAGGAAAAGATGAATTTAAATGTGAACAACTCAAAGAAGATAAAGCTGTGAAATCGCAGTGCTTTGACCAGGGGAGTTGTGTAGAAAGTGCTTATATAGCGGAACCTGCAGTGCAAGAGCAGAATCTCAAGTATAGTTTGGATAAACCTAATGATATAGAAAATAACATTTTCCACACTGAAGTAGAAGGCGGATCCTCTAATCTCAAGGATGTCTGTGATAAGAGAACAGAGACAAGTACTCTAAAACAGTTAAATGATGACAGCAAGGGGACTGAAGACTTAACTGTGGCTAACTCTTGCAGTGTGAAAGGTCCGATTGAGAAACATGTGAATAACAATTCCGCAATTAACTCAGACAGTAGTGTACAGTTGCCCTGGTACAGGGCGGTTCCTAGGCCTTCTTTTGGAAAGCAACGAAACAATGTTAAGTTAGGTATTAGAGATGATGGCGAAAATTCTTTTGGGTCTTATCGACACAACACAAACATAAGAGCCTTCAGGCAAACATCACGTATTGGATACAGAAGAATGAGAAAGATGTTGACTTCTAGACGCTGGAAAGTAGCTCCTCAGTTGAAGGACTGGGAACGGTCATGCTCTC AATATGGAATGAAGTCTTTTCACAGAAACAGGAAAAGAGTATGTGCACTGGAAAGATGCCGACCTGAAATTCCGTCAAAGAGAAGGAAATTGTGTCACTATAGCTCTGTTGTTGCTTATGACCAACAGGCTAATAGTAAAAGCATTTCAAACTCACCTGAAAAGGGAATCAAGAGAGAGGTTATCTCACCTAGAG GAACGGGGGCTTCAGCTTCAGCCAGAAATCATCAAAAGAAGGATCCTAATG TAAAATTTAGCATCAAGTCATTCAAGGTGCCAGAGCTTTTCATCGAGGTCCCTGAAAATGAAACTGTTGGTTCTTTGAAG AGGACGATAATGGAGGCTGTAAAAACTATTCTGGGAAGTGGATTGCGTGTCGGTATGGTTGTCCAGGGGAAGAAGGTCAGAGATGACAATAAAACTCTACAGCAGGCTGGTATCTCTCAGAATGGCAACCTTGATAGTTTGGGTTTTACGTTGGAGCCAAGTTCTTACTCAGCTTCTCCATCGTTGCATTCTAAAGATTTTCCTGCATTGTCACCATATGTTACTGATCATGAATTAACTCG GCGGCCAACTAGTCCTATCATGGAATTAGAACTTCCAAGTTCTTCATCGGCTCCTTCAGAGACTAGGTTAGGAGCGCATGATGAAGATTACCATGAGTTGACGCTATCACCTTCAAATCCTATTGATCCACCAAGTGATGTAGCTATTCCTGATTCTAGAGCCTTGGTCATTGTTTCTCCTCGGAATACTGAGGCACATCCGGTGGTCCCCATGAACCCAAAAAATAGATGTTCTGAACTTTCACAACGTAGAACAAGGAGACCATTCTCAGTCTCAGAGGTAGAAGCGCTAGTTGAAGCTGTGGAGCAGCTTGGAACTGGAAG ATGGCGTGACGTCAAAATTCGTGCTTTTGAGTATGCTGACCATCGAACTTATGTTGATGTGAAG GATAAATGGAAGACATTAGTCCATACAGCAAGCATTGCTCCACAACAAAGAAGGGGCGAGCCGGTGCCACAGGAGCTTCTGGACAGGGTCTTAATTGCCCATGGCTATTGGTCTAACCAACATGGGAAGCATCATGCTGAACCTCCAAAAATGGCCGAGGCTCAGATGCAGAACGTTGGCGCCTTagagaacaacaacaacaacaattccGCCTCAATGCCAAGCAAGAGGGGGTTGGCTATATGA